The proteins below come from a single Sander lucioperca isolate FBNREF2018 chromosome 20, SLUC_FBN_1.2, whole genome shotgun sequence genomic window:
- the LOC116054495 gene encoding protein mono-ADP-ribosyltransferase PARP12-like isoform X3, with translation MESEILKIICANQGSVDTDYLILNLGLGDATYDIISNQDRFALSCPFGQPKVVARTRLKLCRVRECPGSCRALHLCKKFLLTGSCPFTRSRTGCRFSHELDSDHNAGLLREHELESLSRAELCTLLLQSDNWLLPDICHNYNNGGGEFGLCQEGFACKRLHICERFLNRDCTCSKAHDFNAPQPYKSLQEKGVPEDLTHSLKSVYANILALKYTDRRQQNLPNNTDANSDDGLNYRVRGRGRGNGGNRGNRGNRGNRGNGGNRGNRGNKGNRGNRGNRGNPGNRQPAQQTSSTDDILAKINALDPYSDDGMNDWLNSSTSDISVAASCTDASSDDGQKKKPNKTSTAVREKGGNIGRPSTSSTNDNPGSVIDDANAEDGPNRRQRQRPVRDKTEICMFFIKGNCIHEERCFKAHDKMPYRWEVREDNQWTALTDNENEAIEKDYCDPKNTYSQHPYSTPPVHFDTMTRGSNKVRRLSTTNSLLEPTFIHTTEWVWYWEDEFGKWNMYASAAGGRKVADVDSPTLEQKFLDNDKDVVEFTAGSQSYSLSFQDMIQTNKQYGTKRLVKRRPLFVSAADVKSKKTRKPPGQLNLTDVPDHWDKTQIPQTGYKRVPLQRSSDEFKEIETLFCKTMRGFDIVQIERIQNKALWEVFQWQKKQMKINTKGPYVTEKKLFHGTDSKYVDVICHTNFDWRICGTHGTVYGKGSYFARDAKYSHSYTGDSNVKSLFISRVLVGDYTRGSSDYVRPPSKDGGDINFFDSCVDDVISPSIFVVFEKHQIYPEYLLQYKTTQPPVDLFGTASVPAPRPVPAPKPVAVPRPAPQTIRPAAQHSISVYQPSTLVQPSTPSHQPSTSIYKSSTPSHQPSTSVYKSSTASYQPSTLTYQPSTSSYQYQRSRIDNQATSSPSPPPSSPSPKPKKSDSCVIA, from the exons ATGGAGTCGGAAATATTGAAGATCATCTGCGCCAATCAAGGATCAGTTGACACTGATTATTTGATATTGAATCTCGGCTTAGGCGATGCAACTTATGATATCATTAGTAACCAAGATAGATTTGCTTTGTCTTGTCCTTTCGGGCAGCCGAAGGTGGTGGCCAGGACCAGACTGAAACTGTGCAGAGTCAGAGAGTGTCCGGGATCATGCAGGGCGCTGCACCTGTGTAAAAAGTTCCTCCTCACCGGATCCTGCCCGTTCACTCGGTCGAG GACAGGATGCAGATTCTCCCATGAGCTAGACTCTGATCACAATGCGGGGTTACTGCGAGAGCATGAGCTGGAGAGTCTGAGCCGGGCCGAGCTGTGcacactgctgctgcagagCGACAACTGGCTTCTGCCTGAT ATATGTCATAATTACAACAATGGTGGCGGGGAGTTTGGCTTGTGTCAGGAGGGTTTCGCCTGCAAGAGACTGCATATCTGTGAGAGGTTCCTGAACCGCGACTGCACCTGCTCCAAGGCTCATGATTTTAATGCTCCACAGCCATACAAGAGCCTGCAGGAGAAAGGCGTTCCTGAAGACCTCACTCATTCCCTGAAGTCTGTTTATGCAAACATATTGGCTTTGAAGTACACTGACAGAAGGCAACAAAATCTTCCCAACAACACTGACGCGAACAGCGACGATGGCCTGAATTacagagtgagagggagagggagaggtaaCGGGGGCAACAGAGGCAACAGGGGAAATAGAGGCAACAGGGGAAATGGAGGCAACAGAGGCAACAGAGGCAACAAGGGCAACAGGGGCAATAGAGGAAATAGAGGAAACCCAGGCAACCGTCAACCGGCACAACAAACCTCTTCCACTGATGACATCCTTGCGAAAATCAACGCCTTAGATCCGTACAGCGACGATGGAATGAACGATTGGCTAAACTCTTCCACCAGTGACATCTCCGTTGCTGCCAGCTGCACCGATGCGAGCAGCGACGatggtcagaaaaaaaaaccgaATAAAACTTCAACAGCTGTCAGAGAGAAAGGCGGGAACATAGGCAGACCATCAACCAGTTCCACTAATGACAACCCCGGTTCTGTCATCGACGATGCAAACGCCGAGGATGGACCGAACAGAAGACAAAGGCAAAGGCCTGTTAGAG ATAAAACTGAGATATGCATGTTCTTCATCAAAGGAAACTGTATACATGAGG AGCGATGTTTTAAAGCTCACGACAAGATGCCGTACAGATGGGAGGTCAGAGAGGACAATCAATGGACCGCCTTGACTGATAATGAAAATGAGGCGATTGAGAAGGACTACTGTGACCCTAAAAACACATACAG TCAGCACCCCTACAGCACCCCACCTGTGCATTTTGACACAATGACCCGTGGATCGAACAAAGTCCGACGACTCTCTACCACAAACTCTTTGCTTGAGCCAACCTTCATCCACACCACTGAGTGGGTTTGGTACTGGGAGGATGAGTTCGGAAAGTGGAACATGTACGCTTCAGCT GCTGGTGGACGCAAAGTAGCAGACGTAGACAGTCCTACACTGGAGCAGAAGTTTCTGGACAATGACAAAGATGTGGTGGAGTTCACCGCTGGTTCACAGTCATACTCACTCAGTTTCCAGG aCATGATACAGACAAACAAGCAGTATGGCACCAAGAGGCTCGTGAAAAGACGGCCGCTGTTTGTCTCCGCAGCTGATGTCAAATCAAAGAAAACGAG AAAGCCTCCTGGTCAACTAAATTTGACCGATGTACCCGACCACTGGGACAAGACACAGATTCCTCAAACAGGATACAAG CGAGTCCCCCTGCAGCGCTCCTCGGATGAATTTAAGGAGATTGAAACTCTTTTCTGTAAAACCATGAGAGGCTTTGACATTGTCCAAATTGAGAGGATTCAGAACAAAGCTCTTTGGGAAGTCTTTCAGTG gcaaaaaaagcaGATGAAGATCAACACCAAGGGACCCTATGTGActgaaaaaaagctttttcatGGCACTGACTCTAAATACGTAGATGTCATCTGTCACACCAACTTTGACTGGAGAATCTGTGGAACTCATGGAACAGTTTATGGCAAAG GTAGTTACTTTGCCCGGGATGCAAAATACTCCCACAGCTACACCGGTGACTCTAATGTCAAATCCTTGTTCATCTCACGGGTGCTGGTGGGAGATTACACCAGAGGGTCCTCCGACTACGTCCGACCTCCTTCTAAGGACGGTGGAGACATAAACTTCTTTGACAGCTGCGTCGACGACGTTATATCCCCTTCCATCTTTGTCGTGTTTGAGAAGCACCAGATCTACCCCGAGTACCTGCTGCAGTACAAGACCACGCAACCGCCCGTTGACTTATTTGGTACTGCGTCAGTACCGGCACCGAGACCAGTACCAGCACCCAAACCAGTAGCAGTACCGAGGCC AGCTCCACAAACAATCAGACCAGCTGCCCAACACAGTATATCAGTTTATCAACCCAGCACATTGGTTCAACCCAGCACACCCTCACACCAACCCAGTACATCCATTTATAAATCCAGCACACCCTCACACCAACCCAGTACATCCGTTTATAAATCCAGCACAGCCTCATACCAACCCAGCACTTTGACTTACCAACCCAGCACATCCTCTTACCAATACCAACGCAGCAGAATAGATAACCAAGCCACGTCATCTCCATCTCCTCCACCTTCCTCACCAAGTCCGAAACCAAAGAAGTCTGATTCCTGTGTCATTGCTTAG
- the LOC116054495 gene encoding protein mono-ADP-ribosyltransferase PARP12-like isoform X5 → MESEILKIICANQGSVDTDYLILNLGLGDATYDIISNQDRFALSCPFGQPKVVARTRLKLCRVRECPGSCRALHLCKKFLLTGSCPFTRSRTGCRFSHELDSDHNAGLLREHELESLSRAELCTLLLQSDNWLLPDICHNYNNGGGEFGLCQEGFACKRLHICERFLNRDCTCSKAHDFNAPQPYKSLQEKGVPEDLTHSLKSVYANILALKYTDRRQQNLPNNTDANSDDGLNYRVRGRGRGNGGNRGNRGNRGNRGNGGNRGNRGNKGNRGNRGNRGNPGNRQPAQQTSSTDDILAKINALDPYSDDGMNDWLNSSTSDISVAASCTDASSDDGQKKKPNKTSTAVREKGGNIGRPSTSSTNDNPGSVIDDANAEDGPNRRQRQRPVRDKTEICMFFIKGNCIHEERCFKAHDKMPYRWEVREDNQWTALTDNENEAIEKDYCDPKNTYSQHPYSTPPVHFDTMTRGSNKVRRLSTTNSLLEPTFIHTTEWVWYWEDEFGKWNMYASAAGGRKVADVDSPTLEQKFLDNDKDVVEFTAGSQSYSLSFQDMIQTNKQYGTKRLVKRRPLFVSAADVKSKKTRKPPGQLNLTDVPDHWDKTQIPQTGYKRVPLQRSSDEFKEIETLFCKTMRGFDIVQIERIQNKALWEVFQWQKKQMKINTKGPYVTEKKLFHGTDSKYVDVICHTNFDWRICGTHGTVYGKGSYFARDAKYSHSYTGDSNVKSLFISRVLVGDYTRGSSDYVRPPSKDGGDINFFDSCVDDVISPSIFVVFEKHQIYPEYLLQYKTTQPPVDLFGTASVPAPRPVPAPKPVAVPRPAPQTIRPAAQHSISVYQPSTPSHQPSTSVYKSSTASYQPSTLTYQPSTSSYQYQRSRIDNQATSSPSPPPSSPSPKPKKSDSCVIA, encoded by the exons ATGGAGTCGGAAATATTGAAGATCATCTGCGCCAATCAAGGATCAGTTGACACTGATTATTTGATATTGAATCTCGGCTTAGGCGATGCAACTTATGATATCATTAGTAACCAAGATAGATTTGCTTTGTCTTGTCCTTTCGGGCAGCCGAAGGTGGTGGCCAGGACCAGACTGAAACTGTGCAGAGTCAGAGAGTGTCCGGGATCATGCAGGGCGCTGCACCTGTGTAAAAAGTTCCTCCTCACCGGATCCTGCCCGTTCACTCGGTCGAG GACAGGATGCAGATTCTCCCATGAGCTAGACTCTGATCACAATGCGGGGTTACTGCGAGAGCATGAGCTGGAGAGTCTGAGCCGGGCCGAGCTGTGcacactgctgctgcagagCGACAACTGGCTTCTGCCTGAT ATATGTCATAATTACAACAATGGTGGCGGGGAGTTTGGCTTGTGTCAGGAGGGTTTCGCCTGCAAGAGACTGCATATCTGTGAGAGGTTCCTGAACCGCGACTGCACCTGCTCCAAGGCTCATGATTTTAATGCTCCACAGCCATACAAGAGCCTGCAGGAGAAAGGCGTTCCTGAAGACCTCACTCATTCCCTGAAGTCTGTTTATGCAAACATATTGGCTTTGAAGTACACTGACAGAAGGCAACAAAATCTTCCCAACAACACTGACGCGAACAGCGACGATGGCCTGAATTacagagtgagagggagagggagaggtaaCGGGGGCAACAGAGGCAACAGGGGAAATAGAGGCAACAGGGGAAATGGAGGCAACAGAGGCAACAGAGGCAACAAGGGCAACAGGGGCAATAGAGGAAATAGAGGAAACCCAGGCAACCGTCAACCGGCACAACAAACCTCTTCCACTGATGACATCCTTGCGAAAATCAACGCCTTAGATCCGTACAGCGACGATGGAATGAACGATTGGCTAAACTCTTCCACCAGTGACATCTCCGTTGCTGCCAGCTGCACCGATGCGAGCAGCGACGatggtcagaaaaaaaaaccgaATAAAACTTCAACAGCTGTCAGAGAGAAAGGCGGGAACATAGGCAGACCATCAACCAGTTCCACTAATGACAACCCCGGTTCTGTCATCGACGATGCAAACGCCGAGGATGGACCGAACAGAAGACAAAGGCAAAGGCCTGTTAGAG ATAAAACTGAGATATGCATGTTCTTCATCAAAGGAAACTGTATACATGAGG AGCGATGTTTTAAAGCTCACGACAAGATGCCGTACAGATGGGAGGTCAGAGAGGACAATCAATGGACCGCCTTGACTGATAATGAAAATGAGGCGATTGAGAAGGACTACTGTGACCCTAAAAACACATACAG TCAGCACCCCTACAGCACCCCACCTGTGCATTTTGACACAATGACCCGTGGATCGAACAAAGTCCGACGACTCTCTACCACAAACTCTTTGCTTGAGCCAACCTTCATCCACACCACTGAGTGGGTTTGGTACTGGGAGGATGAGTTCGGAAAGTGGAACATGTACGCTTCAGCT GCTGGTGGACGCAAAGTAGCAGACGTAGACAGTCCTACACTGGAGCAGAAGTTTCTGGACAATGACAAAGATGTGGTGGAGTTCACCGCTGGTTCACAGTCATACTCACTCAGTTTCCAGG aCATGATACAGACAAACAAGCAGTATGGCACCAAGAGGCTCGTGAAAAGACGGCCGCTGTTTGTCTCCGCAGCTGATGTCAAATCAAAGAAAACGAG AAAGCCTCCTGGTCAACTAAATTTGACCGATGTACCCGACCACTGGGACAAGACACAGATTCCTCAAACAGGATACAAG CGAGTCCCCCTGCAGCGCTCCTCGGATGAATTTAAGGAGATTGAAACTCTTTTCTGTAAAACCATGAGAGGCTTTGACATTGTCCAAATTGAGAGGATTCAGAACAAAGCTCTTTGGGAAGTCTTTCAGTG gcaaaaaaagcaGATGAAGATCAACACCAAGGGACCCTATGTGActgaaaaaaagctttttcatGGCACTGACTCTAAATACGTAGATGTCATCTGTCACACCAACTTTGACTGGAGAATCTGTGGAACTCATGGAACAGTTTATGGCAAAG GTAGTTACTTTGCCCGGGATGCAAAATACTCCCACAGCTACACCGGTGACTCTAATGTCAAATCCTTGTTCATCTCACGGGTGCTGGTGGGAGATTACACCAGAGGGTCCTCCGACTACGTCCGACCTCCTTCTAAGGACGGTGGAGACATAAACTTCTTTGACAGCTGCGTCGACGACGTTATATCCCCTTCCATCTTTGTCGTGTTTGAGAAGCACCAGATCTACCCCGAGTACCTGCTGCAGTACAAGACCACGCAACCGCCCGTTGACTTATTTGGTACTGCGTCAGTACCGGCACCGAGACCAGTACCAGCACCCAAACCAGTAGCAGTACCGAGGCC AGCTCCACAAACAATCAGACCAGCTGCCCAACACAGTATATCAGTTTATCAACCCAGCAC ACCCTCACACCAACCCAGTACATCCGTTTATAAATCCAGCACAGCCTCATACCAACCCAGCACTTTGACTTACCAACCCAGCACATCCTCTTACCAATACCAACGCAGCAGAATAGATAACCAAGCCACGTCATCTCCATCTCCTCCACCTTCCTCACCAAGTCCGAAACCAAAGAAGTCTGATTCCTGTGTCATTGCTTAG
- the LOC116054495 gene encoding protein mono-ADP-ribosyltransferase PARP12-like isoform X1 — MESEILKIICANQGSVDTDYLILNLGLGDATYDIISNQDRFALSCPFGQPKVVARTRLKLCRVRECPGSCRALHLCKKFLLTGSCPFTRSRTGCRFSHELDSDHNAGLLREHELESLSRAELCTLLLQSDNWLLPDICHNYNNGGGEFGLCQEGFACKRLHICERFLNRDCTCSKAHDFNAPQPYKSLQEKGVPEDLTHSLKSVYANILALKYTDRRQQNLPNNTDANSDDGLNYRVRGRGRGNGGNRGNRGNRGNRGNGGNRGNRGNKGNRGNRGNRGNPGNRQPAQQTSSTDDILAKINALDPYSDDGMNDWLNSSTSDISVAASCTDASSDDGQKKKPNKTSTAVREKGGNIGRPSTSSTNDNPGSVIDDANAEDGPNRRQRQRPVRDKTEICMFFIKGNCIHEERCFKAHDKMPYRWEVREDNQWTALTDNENEAIEKDYCDPKNTYSQHPYSTPPVHFDTMTRGSNKVRRLSTTNSLLEPTFIHTTEWVWYWEDEFGKWNMYASAAGGRKVADVDSPTLEQKFLDNDKDVVEFTAGSQSYSLSFQDMIQTNKQYGTKRLVKRRPLFVSAADVKSKKTRKPPGQLNLTDVPDHWDKTQIPQTGYKRVPLQRSSDEFKEIETLFCKTMRGFDIVQIERIQNKALWEVFQWQKKQMKINTKGPYVTEKKLFHGTDSKYVDVICHTNFDWRICGTHGTVYGKGSYFARDAKYSHSYTGDSNVKSLFISRVLVGDYTRGSSDYVRPPSKDGGDINFFDSCVDDVISPSIFVVFEKHQIYPEYLLQYKTTQPPVDLFGTASVPAPRPVPAPKPVAVPRPAPQPIRLAPQTIRLAPQTIRPAAQHSISVYQPSTLVQPSTPSHQPSTSIYKSSTPSHQPSTSVYKSSTASYQPSTLTYQPSTSSYQYQRSRIDNQATSSPSPPPSSPSPKPKKSDSCVIA, encoded by the exons ATGGAGTCGGAAATATTGAAGATCATCTGCGCCAATCAAGGATCAGTTGACACTGATTATTTGATATTGAATCTCGGCTTAGGCGATGCAACTTATGATATCATTAGTAACCAAGATAGATTTGCTTTGTCTTGTCCTTTCGGGCAGCCGAAGGTGGTGGCCAGGACCAGACTGAAACTGTGCAGAGTCAGAGAGTGTCCGGGATCATGCAGGGCGCTGCACCTGTGTAAAAAGTTCCTCCTCACCGGATCCTGCCCGTTCACTCGGTCGAG GACAGGATGCAGATTCTCCCATGAGCTAGACTCTGATCACAATGCGGGGTTACTGCGAGAGCATGAGCTGGAGAGTCTGAGCCGGGCCGAGCTGTGcacactgctgctgcagagCGACAACTGGCTTCTGCCTGAT ATATGTCATAATTACAACAATGGTGGCGGGGAGTTTGGCTTGTGTCAGGAGGGTTTCGCCTGCAAGAGACTGCATATCTGTGAGAGGTTCCTGAACCGCGACTGCACCTGCTCCAAGGCTCATGATTTTAATGCTCCACAGCCATACAAGAGCCTGCAGGAGAAAGGCGTTCCTGAAGACCTCACTCATTCCCTGAAGTCTGTTTATGCAAACATATTGGCTTTGAAGTACACTGACAGAAGGCAACAAAATCTTCCCAACAACACTGACGCGAACAGCGACGATGGCCTGAATTacagagtgagagggagagggagaggtaaCGGGGGCAACAGAGGCAACAGGGGAAATAGAGGCAACAGGGGAAATGGAGGCAACAGAGGCAACAGAGGCAACAAGGGCAACAGGGGCAATAGAGGAAATAGAGGAAACCCAGGCAACCGTCAACCGGCACAACAAACCTCTTCCACTGATGACATCCTTGCGAAAATCAACGCCTTAGATCCGTACAGCGACGATGGAATGAACGATTGGCTAAACTCTTCCACCAGTGACATCTCCGTTGCTGCCAGCTGCACCGATGCGAGCAGCGACGatggtcagaaaaaaaaaccgaATAAAACTTCAACAGCTGTCAGAGAGAAAGGCGGGAACATAGGCAGACCATCAACCAGTTCCACTAATGACAACCCCGGTTCTGTCATCGACGATGCAAACGCCGAGGATGGACCGAACAGAAGACAAAGGCAAAGGCCTGTTAGAG ATAAAACTGAGATATGCATGTTCTTCATCAAAGGAAACTGTATACATGAGG AGCGATGTTTTAAAGCTCACGACAAGATGCCGTACAGATGGGAGGTCAGAGAGGACAATCAATGGACCGCCTTGACTGATAATGAAAATGAGGCGATTGAGAAGGACTACTGTGACCCTAAAAACACATACAG TCAGCACCCCTACAGCACCCCACCTGTGCATTTTGACACAATGACCCGTGGATCGAACAAAGTCCGACGACTCTCTACCACAAACTCTTTGCTTGAGCCAACCTTCATCCACACCACTGAGTGGGTTTGGTACTGGGAGGATGAGTTCGGAAAGTGGAACATGTACGCTTCAGCT GCTGGTGGACGCAAAGTAGCAGACGTAGACAGTCCTACACTGGAGCAGAAGTTTCTGGACAATGACAAAGATGTGGTGGAGTTCACCGCTGGTTCACAGTCATACTCACTCAGTTTCCAGG aCATGATACAGACAAACAAGCAGTATGGCACCAAGAGGCTCGTGAAAAGACGGCCGCTGTTTGTCTCCGCAGCTGATGTCAAATCAAAGAAAACGAG AAAGCCTCCTGGTCAACTAAATTTGACCGATGTACCCGACCACTGGGACAAGACACAGATTCCTCAAACAGGATACAAG CGAGTCCCCCTGCAGCGCTCCTCGGATGAATTTAAGGAGATTGAAACTCTTTTCTGTAAAACCATGAGAGGCTTTGACATTGTCCAAATTGAGAGGATTCAGAACAAAGCTCTTTGGGAAGTCTTTCAGTG gcaaaaaaagcaGATGAAGATCAACACCAAGGGACCCTATGTGActgaaaaaaagctttttcatGGCACTGACTCTAAATACGTAGATGTCATCTGTCACACCAACTTTGACTGGAGAATCTGTGGAACTCATGGAACAGTTTATGGCAAAG GTAGTTACTTTGCCCGGGATGCAAAATACTCCCACAGCTACACCGGTGACTCTAATGTCAAATCCTTGTTCATCTCACGGGTGCTGGTGGGAGATTACACCAGAGGGTCCTCCGACTACGTCCGACCTCCTTCTAAGGACGGTGGAGACATAAACTTCTTTGACAGCTGCGTCGACGACGTTATATCCCCTTCCATCTTTGTCGTGTTTGAGAAGCACCAGATCTACCCCGAGTACCTGCTGCAGTACAAGACCACGCAACCGCCCGTTGACTTATTTGGTACTGCGTCAGTACCGGCACCGAGACCAGTACCAGCACCCAAACCAGTAGCAGTACCGAGGCCAGCTCCCCAACCAATCAGACTAGCTCCACAAACAATCAGACTAGCTCCACAAACAATCAGACCAGCTGCCCAACACAGTATATCAGTTTATCAACCCAGCACATTGGTTCAACCCAGCACACCCTCACACCAACCCAGTACATCCATTTATAAATCCAGCACACCCTCACACCAACCCAGTACATCCGTTTATAAATCCAGCACAGCCTCATACCAACCCAGCACTTTGACTTACCAACCCAGCACATCCTCTTACCAATACCAACGCAGCAGAATAGATAACCAAGCCACGTCATCTCCATCTCCTCCACCTTCCTCACCAAGTCCGAAACCAAAGAAGTCTGATTCCTGTGTCATTGCTTAG
- the LOC116054495 gene encoding protein mono-ADP-ribosyltransferase PARP12-like isoform X4, producing MESEILKIICANQGSVDTDYLILNLGLGDATYDIISNQDRFALSCPFGQPKVVARTRLKLCRVRECPGSCRALHLCKKFLLTGSCPFTRSRTGCRFSHELDSDHNAGLLREHELESLSRAELCTLLLQSDNWLLPDICHNYNNGGGEFGLCQEGFACKRLHICERFLNRDCTCSKAHDFNAPQPYKSLQEKGVPEDLTHSLKSVYANILALKYTDRRQQNLPNNTDANSDDGLNYRVRGRGRGNGGNRGNRGNRGNRGNGGNRGNRGNKGNRGNRGNRGNPGNRQPAQQTSSTDDILAKINALDPYSDDGMNDWLNSSTSDISVAASCTDASSDDGQKKKPNKTSTAVREKGGNIGRPSTSSTNDNPGSVIDDANAEDGPNRRQRQRPVRDKTEICMFFIKGNCIHEERCFKAHDKMPYRWEVREDNQWTALTDNENEAIEKDYCDPKNTYSQHPYSTPPVHFDTMTRGSNKVRRLSTTNSLLEPTFIHTTEWVWYWEDEFGKWNMYASAAGGRKVADVDSPTLEQKFLDNDKDVVEFTAGSQSYSLSFQDMIQTNKQYGTKRLVKRRPLFVSAADVKSKKTRKPPGQLNLTDVPDHWDKTQIPQTGYKRVPLQRSSDEFKEIETLFCKTMRGFDIVQIERIQNKALWEVFQWQKKQMKINTKGPYVTEKKLFHGTDSKYVDVICHTNFDWRICGTHGTVYGKGSYFARDAKYSHSYTGDSNVKSLFISRVLVGDYTRGSSDYVRPPSKDGGDINFFDSCVDDVISPSIFVVFEKHQIYPEYLLQYKTTQPPVDLFGTASVPAPRPVPAPKPVAVPRPAPQPIRPAAQHSISVYQPSTLVQPSTPSHQPSTSVYKSSTASYQPSTLTYQPSTSSYQYQRSRIDNQATSSPSPPPSSPSPKPKKSDSCVIA from the exons ATGGAGTCGGAAATATTGAAGATCATCTGCGCCAATCAAGGATCAGTTGACACTGATTATTTGATATTGAATCTCGGCTTAGGCGATGCAACTTATGATATCATTAGTAACCAAGATAGATTTGCTTTGTCTTGTCCTTTCGGGCAGCCGAAGGTGGTGGCCAGGACCAGACTGAAACTGTGCAGAGTCAGAGAGTGTCCGGGATCATGCAGGGCGCTGCACCTGTGTAAAAAGTTCCTCCTCACCGGATCCTGCCCGTTCACTCGGTCGAG GACAGGATGCAGATTCTCCCATGAGCTAGACTCTGATCACAATGCGGGGTTACTGCGAGAGCATGAGCTGGAGAGTCTGAGCCGGGCCGAGCTGTGcacactgctgctgcagagCGACAACTGGCTTCTGCCTGAT ATATGTCATAATTACAACAATGGTGGCGGGGAGTTTGGCTTGTGTCAGGAGGGTTTCGCCTGCAAGAGACTGCATATCTGTGAGAGGTTCCTGAACCGCGACTGCACCTGCTCCAAGGCTCATGATTTTAATGCTCCACAGCCATACAAGAGCCTGCAGGAGAAAGGCGTTCCTGAAGACCTCACTCATTCCCTGAAGTCTGTTTATGCAAACATATTGGCTTTGAAGTACACTGACAGAAGGCAACAAAATCTTCCCAACAACACTGACGCGAACAGCGACGATGGCCTGAATTacagagtgagagggagagggagaggtaaCGGGGGCAACAGAGGCAACAGGGGAAATAGAGGCAACAGGGGAAATGGAGGCAACAGAGGCAACAGAGGCAACAAGGGCAACAGGGGCAATAGAGGAAATAGAGGAAACCCAGGCAACCGTCAACCGGCACAACAAACCTCTTCCACTGATGACATCCTTGCGAAAATCAACGCCTTAGATCCGTACAGCGACGATGGAATGAACGATTGGCTAAACTCTTCCACCAGTGACATCTCCGTTGCTGCCAGCTGCACCGATGCGAGCAGCGACGatggtcagaaaaaaaaaccgaATAAAACTTCAACAGCTGTCAGAGAGAAAGGCGGGAACATAGGCAGACCATCAACCAGTTCCACTAATGACAACCCCGGTTCTGTCATCGACGATGCAAACGCCGAGGATGGACCGAACAGAAGACAAAGGCAAAGGCCTGTTAGAG ATAAAACTGAGATATGCATGTTCTTCATCAAAGGAAACTGTATACATGAGG AGCGATGTTTTAAAGCTCACGACAAGATGCCGTACAGATGGGAGGTCAGAGAGGACAATCAATGGACCGCCTTGACTGATAATGAAAATGAGGCGATTGAGAAGGACTACTGTGACCCTAAAAACACATACAG TCAGCACCCCTACAGCACCCCACCTGTGCATTTTGACACAATGACCCGTGGATCGAACAAAGTCCGACGACTCTCTACCACAAACTCTTTGCTTGAGCCAACCTTCATCCACACCACTGAGTGGGTTTGGTACTGGGAGGATGAGTTCGGAAAGTGGAACATGTACGCTTCAGCT GCTGGTGGACGCAAAGTAGCAGACGTAGACAGTCCTACACTGGAGCAGAAGTTTCTGGACAATGACAAAGATGTGGTGGAGTTCACCGCTGGTTCACAGTCATACTCACTCAGTTTCCAGG aCATGATACAGACAAACAAGCAGTATGGCACCAAGAGGCTCGTGAAAAGACGGCCGCTGTTTGTCTCCGCAGCTGATGTCAAATCAAAGAAAACGAG AAAGCCTCCTGGTCAACTAAATTTGACCGATGTACCCGACCACTGGGACAAGACACAGATTCCTCAAACAGGATACAAG CGAGTCCCCCTGCAGCGCTCCTCGGATGAATTTAAGGAGATTGAAACTCTTTTCTGTAAAACCATGAGAGGCTTTGACATTGTCCAAATTGAGAGGATTCAGAACAAAGCTCTTTGGGAAGTCTTTCAGTG gcaaaaaaagcaGATGAAGATCAACACCAAGGGACCCTATGTGActgaaaaaaagctttttcatGGCACTGACTCTAAATACGTAGATGTCATCTGTCACACCAACTTTGACTGGAGAATCTGTGGAACTCATGGAACAGTTTATGGCAAAG GTAGTTACTTTGCCCGGGATGCAAAATACTCCCACAGCTACACCGGTGACTCTAATGTCAAATCCTTGTTCATCTCACGGGTGCTGGTGGGAGATTACACCAGAGGGTCCTCCGACTACGTCCGACCTCCTTCTAAGGACGGTGGAGACATAAACTTCTTTGACAGCTGCGTCGACGACGTTATATCCCCTTCCATCTTTGTCGTGTTTGAGAAGCACCAGATCTACCCCGAGTACCTGCTGCAGTACAAGACCACGCAACCGCCCGTTGACTTATTTGGTACTGCGTCAGTACCGGCACCGAGACCAGTACCAGCACCCAAACCAGTAGCAGTACCGAGGCCAGCTCCCCAAC CAATCAGACCAGCTGCCCAACACAGTATATCAGTTTATCAACCCAGCACATTGGTTCAACCCAGCACACCCTCACACCAACCCAGTAC ATCCGTTTATAAATCCAGCACAGCCTCATACCAACCCAGCACTTTGACTTACCAACCCAGCACATCCTCTTACCAATACCAACGCAGCAGAATAGATAACCAAGCCACGTCATCTCCATCTCCTCCACCTTCCTCACCAAGTCCGAAACCAAAGAAGTCTGATTCCTGTGTCATTGCTTAG